A window of the Pedobacter cryoconitis genome harbors these coding sequences:
- a CDS encoding DUF6443 domain-containing protein, translated as MKKYFNSVLFFLTLFFLGTGLSQAQESNKTLSKYNGEAEIRANGSVRLISGFHVPSGSSVRIFTRASFQNCVPYSSTATKTQNFISTRIFKNPGLTPEQTGLTLCDVNETIQYFDGLTRPLQTVKVQGSPSGKDVIQIFAYDELGRETTKYLPYTKSGDNGSYRADPISSAGGLQDFYNPFPKGVDGTQQANGVVRINVPYADVIFEASPLNRINEQGAAGSAWSLSSGHTQKISYGFNDNNEVLANGYAVRLYNANIVTTAGEEYKRTLSSDKLYSGNVLSLTITKDENWISTDGKASTVEEYKDKLDHLVLKRLFNRKPDNTLEVLSTYYVYDDFGNLSFVLPPGSNPDAGSVGQGTLDDFCYQYRYDGRNRLIEKKIPGKGWEFMVYNKLDQIVFTQDANLSKQNQWLFTKYDAFGRVIITGLYANNVLKGRVELQNTVDNQSVNNLPLWEKRDNSNSNGLWTGYSNSSLPVDNIVSYYNINYYGDYDFAGNTFGKPVSGQVDGLRVKSLLTGVKTNILKTNGAEFSAQNMLLTAKYYDNEGRVTQVKSKNHLKGEDIVNNIYNFVGELITSERKHTIANSSVTTIVSRYEYDHTGNKLAVMESINGANEIVMSKFDYNELGQKIKKSLHSTDGGSNFLQKTDFNYNERGWLKSSLSNEFSIRLNYNDGDLPQYNGNISNQLWTAGAIPNTNSFSYTYDKINRLLRGISTGVVMSENLTYDLMGNIATLRRDNQTGTYNYSGNQLTSISDGIHPAVIYAYDANGNLTSDGMNGMSLSYNSLNLPILASKTGVSVSYQYDAAGNKLSKMSVNNNITSIRNYIQGIEYNGTTIDIIHTEEGLAQNNGGTYNYQYNLTDNLGNVRYSFQQHPESKLIDRLQSDDYYPFGLRKSSGAVVSLNNKYLYNGKELQDELGQYDYGARFYDPVIGRWSVIDPLAEKARRWSPYVYGDNNPIMNIDPDGMQTQNCCGGFFGAVKQGYFDYFSNIGNAVAHPINTATSILTSKEAWKTSILDASTFGSYSSANTLMNLSSSVGSAFGGDGRPLGLMTGTGLGNLTIGLLTEGASKGLNAAIGKNLSNISNLYHSTTNVNATYSILNEGINPAYFNSASRFGKGFYMSNDISTSAAELSYHGSTVANTINFSLEGGSYLNATSPVMSFGVQYTPGLISGAAKTLGYDGVMYNSLRGNGINAVQFKNFGNLTNGTIVR; from the coding sequence ATGAAAAAGTATTTTAATAGTGTTTTATTCTTCTTAACATTATTTTTTTTAGGCACGGGGTTAAGCCAGGCACAAGAGAGTAATAAAACTCTGAGTAAATACAATGGGGAGGCAGAAATAAGAGCTAATGGAAGTGTAAGGCTGATCAGTGGATTTCATGTTCCTTCTGGCAGCTCTGTTCGCATTTTTACAAGAGCTAGTTTTCAGAACTGTGTACCTTATAGCAGCACTGCGACTAAGACACAGAATTTTATTAGTACAAGGATTTTTAAAAATCCAGGATTGACTCCTGAACAGACAGGATTGACACTTTGTGATGTCAATGAAACAATTCAATATTTTGATGGACTTACCAGACCACTGCAAACAGTAAAAGTGCAGGGCAGTCCGTCTGGTAAAGACGTAATTCAAATCTTTGCATATGATGAACTTGGGCGGGAAACAACTAAATATTTACCCTATACAAAATCTGGAGATAATGGTAGCTATCGTGCAGATCCCATATCTTCTGCGGGTGGCTTACAGGATTTTTATAACCCTTTTCCGAAAGGTGTTGACGGAACGCAGCAGGCTAATGGGGTAGTACGGATAAATGTTCCGTATGCGGACGTCATATTTGAGGCTTCTCCTTTAAATAGGATAAATGAACAAGGAGCTGCTGGAAGTGCGTGGAGCTTAAGTTCTGGACACACACAGAAAATAAGTTACGGATTTAACGATAACAACGAAGTTTTGGCGAATGGTTATGCTGTTCGTCTTTACAACGCTAATATAGTCACAACTGCTGGCGAAGAATATAAAAGGACTTTGTCATCAGATAAGCTTTATAGTGGCAATGTACTAAGCTTGACTATTACTAAAGACGAAAACTGGATATCAACAGATGGTAAAGCTAGTACAGTTGAGGAGTATAAAGACAAATTAGATCATCTTGTTTTAAAAAGATTGTTCAATAGAAAACCTGATAATACTTTAGAAGTACTTTCTACATATTATGTATATGATGATTTTGGAAATCTAAGTTTTGTTTTACCTCCGGGAAGTAATCCAGATGCGGGAAGCGTGGGCCAGGGAACGTTAGATGATTTTTGTTATCAGTATCGTTATGATGGAAGAAATAGACTTATCGAAAAAAAGATACCAGGAAAAGGTTGGGAGTTTATGGTTTATAATAAACTTGATCAGATAGTTTTTACGCAGGATGCTAATTTGTCTAAACAGAATCAATGGCTATTTACTAAATATGATGCTTTTGGAAGGGTTATCATTACTGGATTATATGCTAACAATGTTTTAAAAGGTCGGGTAGAATTACAAAATACAGTAGACAATCAATCTGTTAACAACCTTCCGTTATGGGAAAAGAGAGATAATTCAAATAGTAATGGATTGTGGACAGGATATAGTAATTCAAGTTTGCCTGTTGATAATATTGTAAGTTATTATAATATAAACTATTATGGCGATTACGATTTTGCTGGTAATACTTTTGGGAAACCTGTATCGGGGCAGGTTGACGGTTTGCGTGTTAAGTCATTGTTAACCGGCGTAAAAACAAATATCCTAAAAACAAATGGCGCAGAATTTTCTGCCCAAAATATGTTGCTTACTGCTAAGTATTATGATAATGAAGGGCGCGTTACTCAAGTCAAAAGTAAAAATCATTTGAAAGGGGAAGATATAGTTAATAACATTTACAACTTTGTTGGAGAATTAATTACCAGTGAACGTAAACATACTATTGCAAATAGCAGTGTTACGACAATTGTCAGCCGCTATGAATATGATCATACTGGAAACAAACTCGCAGTAATGGAGAGTATTAATGGTGCAAATGAGATTGTAATGAGCAAGTTTGATTATAATGAACTTGGGCAAAAGATAAAGAAAAGTTTGCATAGCACTGATGGGGGTAGTAATTTTCTCCAAAAAACTGATTTTAATTATAATGAAAGAGGTTGGTTAAAGAGTAGTCTTTCTAATGAATTTAGTATTCGGCTGAATTATAATGACGGTGATCTACCTCAATATAATGGTAATATATCCAATCAACTATGGACTGCAGGGGCAATTCCAAATACTAATTCTTTTAGTTATACCTATGATAAAATAAATCGTTTATTGAGGGGGATCAGCACTGGAGTTGTTATGTCAGAAAATTTGACTTATGATCTGATGGGTAATATAGCAACTCTAAGACGTGATAATCAAACTGGAACCTATAACTATAGTGGAAATCAATTAACAAGTATTTCTGATGGTATCCATCCTGCTGTTATTTATGCTTATGATGCAAATGGTAATTTAACTTCGGATGGCATGAATGGTATGTCTTTAAGTTATAATTCACTTAACCTGCCAATTTTAGCCAGTAAAACAGGAGTAAGTGTGAGTTATCAATATGATGCTGCGGGTAATAAGTTAAGCAAAATGTCTGTAAATAATAATATTACTTCAATAAGGAACTATATTCAGGGTATAGAATATAATGGGACTACTATTGATATAATTCATACTGAAGAAGGATTGGCTCAAAATAATGGAGGCACATATAATTATCAGTATAATTTGACTGATAATTTGGGTAATGTCCGTTATAGTTTCCAGCAGCATCCTGAAAGCAAGTTAATTGATCGTTTACAAAGTGATGATTATTACCCTTTTGGATTGCGTAAATCATCAGGAGCAGTTGTATCTTTAAACAATAAGTATTTATATAATGGGAAGGAATTGCAGGACGAGCTTGGGCAATATGATTATGGGGCACGATTCTATGATCCTGTGATAGGACGATGGAGCGTGATCGACCCATTAGCAGAAAAAGCAAGAAGGTGGAGTCCATATGTTTATGGAGATAATAATCCTATTATGAATATTGATCCAGATGGAATGCAAACTCAAAATTGTTGTGGGGGTTTCTTTGGGGCAGTAAAGCAAGGTTATTTTGATTACTTTAGTAATATTGGTAATGCTGTTGCACACCCAATAAATACGGCAACATCAATATTAACTTCAAAGGAAGCTTGGAAAACGTCAATATTAGATGCTTCTACATTTGGAAGTTATAGTTCGGCTAATACTTTAATGAATTTAAGCAGTAGTGTCGGTTCTGCGTTTGGTGGAGATGGAAGACCTTTAGGCCTTATGACTGGAACTGGATTGGGGAATTTAACAATAGGGCTTTTAACAGAAGGTGCTAGTAAAGGTTTAAATGCTGCCATTGGAAAAAATTTATCAAATATTTCTAATTTATATCATTCAACAACTAATGTAAATGCCACATACAGTATTTTAAATGAAGGAATAAATCCAGCTTATTTTAATTCTGCTTCTAGATTTGGAAAAGGCTTCTATATGTCTAATGATATTTCTACATCGGCTGCAGAATTATCGTATCATGGGTCAACTGTTGCAAATACAATAAACTTTAGTTTAGAGGGTGGATCATATCTTAATGCTACAAGCCCAGTTATGAGTTTTGGTGTTCAATATACTCCTGGCTTAATATCAGGTGCAGCTAAAACACTTGGTTATGATGGTGTAATGTACAATTCATTACGTGGGAATGGAATAAATGCAGTTCAATTTAAAAATTTTGGAAATTTGACAAATGGTACAATCGTTCGCTGA
- a CDS encoding ABC transporter permease, with the protein MYKLTLKIAWRNLWKNKVFSLINIGGLAIGLASCLLLLLYVNYEWSFDKQFQNIDRIYSVYENDRMSDKVTTNRAYCTPSQLAATAMQTIPGIEYTCRLAESGGLFRYKENSFNKKIIYTDPSFLQLFDYEFIKGNPATALTAPSSILITEETARVFFGDEEPVGKTIKFDNRVPLIVTAVIKKLSANQSHQFDMLMSWSLLEKERPYFTRMDWSDGALNTLIQLKDKSSFAAADAQMRKIFMQKQNGDKYIEFFLFPFEKNHLYNSFENGKLVGGGIDQVRLYLALAGCVLFIGCINYMNLSTARSEKRAREVGVRKTLGSSRNAIAWQFLIESLLLSFFAMVLAFILLEISLPWFNDLLGIHIAVDYHSYGIWVALILLIINTGLLAGSYPSFYLSSFIPVKVLKGFSGAGKTSLPMRKVLVVLQFGFSICMIVCAIVVHNQMQYMNTKPLGFNKDNLVQLWRSGTLRDHHKLDLFKGELIKSGAIVAATETANGVTNNSVSTEKIGWPGQQKNEQIKMQLHFSGYDFTQTIGSKILLGRDFNRAFASDSLAVVLNETAVKTMNLKNPIGAQIRNGDWGQTFTVIGVMKDYIYSSLGTKVESVLYFYTEKDNADMLVLRLNPAVNITQAIEKIKALSQKLNPDYPFEMTFVNQQMAEKLHDEKVLSMLSNVFGGFAIFISCLGLLGLALYMAEQRSKEISIRKVLGADMKNILILLNKDFIKLVIISNLISIPVAYILAVKWLQKYDYKIEISYWPFLTALILSVLIAILSVSLQTFKVAKANPVDALKYE; encoded by the coding sequence ATGTATAAACTTACACTTAAAATCGCCTGGCGGAATCTTTGGAAGAATAAAGTCTTTTCGCTGATCAATATTGGCGGGCTGGCCATCGGGCTCGCCAGTTGTTTGCTGTTATTATTATATGTGAACTACGAATGGAGCTTCGATAAGCAGTTTCAGAATATTGACCGCATATATTCTGTGTATGAAAATGACAGGATGAGTGATAAGGTGACAACCAATCGTGCCTATTGTACGCCCAGTCAGCTTGCGGCTACTGCTATGCAAACCATACCAGGAATTGAATATACATGTCGTTTAGCTGAGAGCGGCGGGCTTTTCAGGTATAAGGAGAATAGCTTCAATAAAAAAATTATCTATACTGATCCTTCTTTCCTTCAACTATTCGACTATGAGTTTATCAAAGGAAATCCTGCAACTGCTTTAACGGCACCTTCTTCCATATTGATTACAGAAGAAACGGCCAGGGTGTTTTTCGGAGATGAAGAGCCTGTAGGTAAAACCATAAAATTTGATAACCGTGTTCCGCTAATCGTTACTGCGGTCATTAAGAAATTATCAGCGAATCAAAGTCATCAGTTTGATATGTTGATGTCCTGGTCTTTATTGGAAAAGGAACGGCCCTACTTTACACGTATGGATTGGAGTGACGGTGCTTTAAATACGCTTATCCAACTGAAAGACAAAAGTTCATTTGCGGCTGCGGATGCACAAATGAGAAAAATATTTATGCAGAAACAAAATGGAGATAAATACATTGAGTTTTTTCTTTTCCCGTTTGAGAAAAATCATTTATATAACTCTTTTGAAAATGGTAAGTTGGTTGGCGGTGGTATTGATCAGGTGAGGTTATATTTGGCGCTGGCCGGCTGCGTATTGTTTATTGGCTGTATAAATTATATGAATCTTTCTACTGCGCGTTCTGAAAAAAGAGCCAGAGAGGTGGGGGTTCGTAAAACGCTGGGATCATCCAGAAACGCGATAGCATGGCAGTTCTTAATAGAATCTCTATTGTTATCTTTTTTTGCAATGGTGCTCGCATTTATTCTGCTGGAAATTTCATTACCCTGGTTTAATGATCTTCTAGGTATCCATATCGCTGTCGATTATCATTCTTATGGTATCTGGGTGGCACTGATTCTGCTGATTATCAATACAGGTTTGCTTGCAGGAAGCTATCCTTCATTTTATTTGTCTTCATTTATTCCTGTTAAAGTATTGAAAGGGTTCAGTGGAGCGGGCAAAACTTCTTTACCTATGCGTAAAGTATTGGTGGTTCTTCAGTTTGGGTTTTCTATATGTATGATTGTGTGCGCAATAGTCGTACATAATCAGATGCAGTATATGAACACCAAGCCTCTGGGTTTTAATAAAGATAACCTGGTTCAGTTATGGAGATCAGGAACTTTAAGAGATCACCATAAGTTGGATCTTTTTAAAGGTGAATTGATTAAATCTGGTGCAATAGTCGCGGCGACAGAAACAGCCAACGGAGTGACAAACAATTCTGTGAGTACAGAGAAAATAGGATGGCCTGGCCAACAGAAAAACGAACAGATAAAAATGCAGCTCCATTTTTCTGGTTATGATTTTACGCAAACTATTGGTTCTAAAATACTTTTGGGGCGTGATTTTAACCGTGCTTTTGCTAGTGATTCTTTAGCTGTTGTACTGAATGAGACTGCGGTGAAAACTATGAATCTTAAAAATCCAATCGGTGCTCAAATCAGGAATGGGGACTGGGGGCAGACTTTTACAGTTATTGGTGTGATGAAGGATTACATCTATTCCTCTTTAGGGACAAAGGTGGAATCTGTATTATATTTTTATACGGAAAAAGATAATGCTGATATGCTTGTACTGCGTCTTAATCCTGCGGTCAATATAACCCAAGCTATAGAAAAGATAAAGGCATTGAGTCAGAAACTTAACCCCGATTATCCTTTTGAAATGACTTTTGTTAATCAGCAAATGGCAGAAAAGCTCCATGATGAAAAGGTTTTAAGCATGCTGTCCAATGTGTTTGGTGGTTTCGCTATTTTCATCTCCTGCCTTGGCTTACTTGGCTTAGCGTTATATATGGCGGAGCAGCGAAGTAAAGAAATCAGTATCCGTAAAGTGCTGGGAGCAGATATGAAAAATATACTGATTCTTTTGAATAAGGATTTTATTAAACTGGTGATTATCTCCAATTTGATTTCGATTCCTGTGGCTTATATTTTAGCAGTCAAATGGCTGCAAAAGTATGATTATAAGATAGAAATTAGTTACTGGCCTTTTTTAACGGCATTGATATTATCTGTATTGATTGCAATACTGTCTGTGAGCCTGCAGACTTTTAAGGTGGCGAAAGCAAACCCTGTGGATGCGTTAAAGTATGAATAG
- the atpC gene encoding ATP synthase F1 subunit epsilon: protein MTLEILTPDKKVFEGEVTAVTVPGTMGSFQILRDHAPIISTLEDGPVIIKSKTDEQIFIIKGGVVEVLKNKIIVLAEGVA, encoded by the coding sequence ATGACATTAGAAATATTAACACCAGATAAAAAAGTCTTCGAAGGCGAAGTTACAGCAGTTACTGTACCAGGAACGATGGGATCTTTTCAAATTTTGAGAGACCATGCTCCTATTATTTCAACTTTAGAAGATGGACCAGTAATTATTAAAAGCAAAACTGATGAACAAATCTTTATTATTAAAGGTGGCGTTGTAGAGGTTTTAAAGAACAAGATTATTGTTTTAGCTGAGGGTGTAGCTTAA
- the atpD gene encoding F0F1 ATP synthase subunit beta, whose translation MPNIGKIAQIIGPVVDVSFADDAHLPQIFSALEIEKENGQKIVLEVQQHLGEDRVRAIAMDSTDGLVRGMAAVDTGSPIKMPIGDQIKGRLFNVVGEAIDGINAVDKTGGKSIHNAPPRFDELSTESEVLYTGIKVIDLLEPYVKGGKIGLFGGAGVGKTVLIMELVNNIAKAYAGLSVFAGVGERTREGNDLLREFIESGVINYGDEFLHSMEKGGWDLSKVDTEKLKESKATLVFGQMNEPPGARARVALSGLTVAEYFRDGDGEGAGKDILFFVDNIFRFTQAGSEVSALLGRMPSAVGYQPTLATEMGLMQERITSTKRGSITSVQAVYVPADDLTDPAPATTFAHLDATTVLSRKISELGIYPAVDPLDSTSRILSPAILGDEHYNTAQRVKEILQRYKELQDIIAILGMDELSEEDKLIVHRARRVQRFLSQPFHVAEQFTGLKGVLVDIKETIKAFNMIMDGEVDEYPEAAFNLVGGIDDAIEKGKKLLAEANA comes from the coding sequence AACATTGGAAAAATAGCGCAGATTATAGGACCGGTAGTAGACGTGAGTTTTGCTGACGATGCTCATTTACCTCAAATCTTCTCTGCATTAGAGATTGAAAAAGAAAACGGACAGAAGATCGTTTTAGAAGTTCAACAACATCTTGGTGAAGACCGTGTCCGTGCAATTGCAATGGACTCGACTGATGGTTTAGTACGTGGAATGGCCGCAGTTGATACTGGCTCTCCTATCAAAATGCCTATTGGTGATCAAATCAAGGGTCGTTTATTCAATGTTGTAGGTGAAGCTATTGATGGAATTAACGCAGTTGATAAAACTGGCGGTAAATCTATTCACAACGCCCCTCCACGTTTCGATGAACTGTCAACAGAATCAGAAGTACTTTATACAGGTATCAAAGTAATCGATTTATTAGAGCCTTATGTTAAAGGTGGTAAAATCGGATTATTTGGTGGTGCAGGTGTAGGTAAAACTGTATTAATCATGGAATTGGTAAACAACATTGCGAAAGCATATGCTGGTTTATCAGTATTCGCAGGTGTTGGTGAGCGTACACGTGAAGGAAATGACCTTTTACGTGAGTTCATTGAGTCTGGTGTAATCAACTATGGTGATGAATTCCTTCATTCAATGGAAAAAGGTGGATGGGACTTAAGCAAAGTTGATACAGAGAAATTAAAAGAATCTAAAGCAACATTGGTTTTCGGTCAAATGAACGAGCCTCCTGGAGCACGTGCCCGTGTAGCTCTATCAGGATTAACTGTAGCTGAATATTTCCGTGATGGTGATGGAGAAGGCGCTGGAAAAGATATCCTTTTCTTCGTTGATAACATCTTCCGTTTCACTCAGGCAGGTTCTGAAGTATCGGCACTTTTAGGCCGTATGCCTTCTGCGGTAGGTTACCAACCAACTCTGGCAACAGAGATGGGATTAATGCAAGAACGTATTACTTCAACTAAACGTGGATCAATTACTTCCGTACAAGCAGTTTATGTACCTGCGGATGATTTAACTGACCCGGCTCCGGCTACAACGTTTGCCCACTTAGATGCAACAACAGTATTATCACGTAAAATTTCTGAGCTAGGTATTTACCCTGCTGTAGATCCACTGGATTCTACATCACGTATCCTTTCTCCAGCTATTTTAGGAGATGAGCACTATAACACTGCACAACGTGTGAAAGAAATTTTACAACGTTACAAAGAGTTACAGGATATCATCGCGATTTTAGGTATGGATGAATTATCTGAAGAAGATAAATTAATCGTTCACCGTGCACGTCGTGTTCAACGTTTCTTGTCACAACCTTTCCACGTAGCTGAGCAATTTACAGGCTTAAAAGGTGTATTGGTTGACATTAAAGAAACCATCAAAGCATTTAACATGATTATGGATGGTGAAGTTGATGAATACCCTGAAGCTGCATTTAACTTAGTAGGTGGCATCGATGATGCAATTGAAAAAGGAAAGAAACTATTAGCTGAAGCAAACGCTTAA